The Desulfovibrio psychrotolerans genome includes the window CGGCTGCACGTTCAGGAATCCCACATCGTTGCGGAACAGCAGCATGTTGAGCACGGTGATGAGCATGAGGCCGAGGATGATCTCCACGAGAAAGGTCAGCCTGCCCTTGCTGGGATTGAGACGAGTGACTGCCATGCTTTCCTAGAAATGGTAGATGATGGACGTGGTGAAGGCCTTGGATTCGCCGCCTCCGGGCTGTCCCGTGTCATTGTTGTATTCCGCGCCGATATCAAGATCCAGCCGCTGGCCGAGGCGCAGCCGTACCCCGCCCCCCGTGCCCAGCAGGGGAGAGAGGCGGAACACATCGTACCCGGCGGAACCGAATGTCCTGAGCGCGATGTACTCGTTGTACCAGTGCAGCATCTCCACACGCAGGGTGTGGATGTCTTCCTTGTCCACAAGGTCCACGGGTCTTTCACCCGGATTGTTCTGGCGGTAGTTCATGCGCGTGCGCGTGAAGATGTAGCTGGCAGTCACGTCCGGCATGAAGTGCAGTCGGCGGGTGAGTGCCAACTCCTCACGCTCCTGCCACGCGTAGCCGGAAAGCCCCTCCAGCGAGTAGCGCTGCGCCCCTGCGGACGCCGCAAGGTACCAGTTGTCGGTGAGCGGTTTTTCCAAGGTCAGGGTGAAGGTGTCTGTTGTGCCGTCGCGGTTAGCGGCATCCAGTGTGGTGTACCATGGCGCCTCAAGTTGCGTATTCAGGCGTACCAGACCGCTGACGTTGAGCCGGTGCTCCAAGGAAAGGCTGGGGGCAACGCCTTCGCCGACACCTTCATAATACTGGATGCCCGCACCGAGCAGCCAGCGGCGGCTGGGCTCATAGGTAACGCCCGCCTCATGCAGACGCAGTTCGCGGGCAATGCTTGCGGTGCCGTCTTCATCGCTGCGCCTGTCCAGACGGCTGCGGGTATGAGCGACATGCGCCCGCCACATCGAGGACAGTTGCTGGCTGTAGTCCACCGTGAACGTGTTTATGGAAACATCGCCCGCCTGTACTTCCGAACGATAGTCCGCAGCAAGTTGCGGCCCGCGTTCTCGCAGAATGGTCTGTATGTTTTCCGCCGCGTTTTCATCGTCAGGGTTGGCATCGTACACGGCGCTGAAAAGGCGAAGTGCTTCCTCCCAGTCTCCGGCGTTACGCCGTGCATAGGCGTAGTCCATGATCGCCCAGGTGTCCTCCGGCGCGTGCTCCATGAGCTGTTCCAGCCATGGAAAGCTGGCCTCGTAGTTGCCAGTTTCCTCTGCCATGGTAAGATGCAGGCGTGCCGTCTGCCGGATCGCGCTGATGCTGTGCGGCATTGCGGCGCGCCATGCCACCAGTTCCGCATCCGCTTCGGCCCAGCGCCTGCCATCCATTAGCGTTTCGGTGTACCCTTCCAGAATGGTTTCGTCCTGGCCGTGACGCAGCAGCAACTGGCGGTACACCTCGCGAGCTCCCTCAAGGTCGCCCTGCCGGTAGAGGCTGCGGGCAAGGATGATTTCGGCTTGCTTTGTATCCAAGGTGAAGGGGGTGGCTGCCTCTGCCTCGGGCGTCTTTCCGGTGCTTTCCTCCGTAATACCCAGCGGGGAGCGTTCATCGGGATTCCGGCGAAGCGGGACTTCAGCGAGTGCGGGGGTGCCGTTTCCGACATTACTTGCAGGCCGGGGAAGGGCCATTTGCGGGGAGAGTGTCATTGCGGATTTTACCATGCGTTCCGGCGCAGGGGCGATGTCGGTGTTCGTGACCAATGTATCGGGATGGGTGATGTCAGTTACCGCGTCCGACCCTGAAGCTGGGGAGGAAATCGTGCCGGGGGCCGGTTCGGATGCTGTAGCGATGTCCGCAGCGTCCGCTGTGGCAGCTGGCGTGGCGGGGTCGGTGTCCGGGGCGACAGGGGGGAGGATCAGCTCGCTGTTGCGCAGCCCCTCTCCGGAAACGCGCCGCGTGGCGTGCAGAGCCGCATCCATGCTGCGGATGAGGCACCGGGTGCCCGTTTCGGCCGTGAAGGTGTCTGCAATCCGCCGGGCATCTTCCCTGTTGTCCGTGTGGGCAATTTCCACCACATACCACAGGGTCCCGGCATCATCGAACAGCATTAGCATACCCGCATCAGGCATGCCCGCTGCGTGGAGTCGCCGCACGGCATCTACGGCACCGGTGGCCTTGCGCGACGAACTGGCGCGCACGGACCAGAGCGTGGTGGCCTCTGCCCGGACCGCGTTCGGGGTTTCTTCCGCCACGGAATGCAGCGGAGCCCCCACCCCCTGCAGGGTGGCGGTCAGGATGAGAAGAAGTATGGCGATGCGGCGTGTCATTTGTGTCATACGTGGCGTGCGGTTGGTGCAAGTTTGAAAACGGTCTTCCTATTAGTTCGTTGCGGAGTCCAGAGCGTTTTTGCGGTTCTGTCGCTTCCGGAGGGCGGCATCTGGAGCGGGAGGAGAGCGCAGCTTTTCCTTGAGCAATCGTGTTGCCTCGCGGTATTCCCGTTGGGCCGGACCTTCCTTGCCGAGGATGGTGTACAGTTCCGCCAGACGGAAGTGGGCGTCGCCGTCGCCGGGATAACGCCTGATGTACTCTCTGAAAAAGTCGATGGCGGAACGGACGTTGCTGTTTTCCGCATGCACGAGTGCCGACCCCTTGAGTGCCGTTGCATCATCCGGTTTACTCTCAAGAACTTTGCTGAAAAGCGCAAGCGCCGGGGCAGAATGCTCCGCAAAAAACGCCTCCGCACCCAGCCGGGCCACAAAGGCCGGGTCATCGCCATAGGCGTTGCCCAGTTTGGGATACAGGGCTGCTGCTTTGGCGCGCTGCTCCGCCGCGTTGTATAGCTGCGTGATGAGAATGGCTCTCTCCTTGGGCAGCGGGTCCTTGTTCAGTAGGGGGCCGAACAGGGCGAGCGCCTCTCTGGCCTTGCCCGTGTTGCCGTATGCTTCCGCCAGCAGGATGCGGTCGTTCTCTTCCAGCGAGGCCGTTCCGAGCCGCTCGAATGCCTGCACGGCCCGACTGTAGCGCCCGGAGTATGCGGCGTTTCGGGCAAACTCAAGCATGGCGGGCCTGTTATCGGGACGCAGGGCAAGGGCCTTTTCAAAGTAGACAAAGGCTTTTTCCACGTTTCCGGCTGCTGCCCATGCGCTGCCTGCGGCAAAGGCCGGATCGAAGGCTGCGGGAGAGTTGTCCGCAATCCGTGACCACAGGTCTGCGGATATGCTGTAGCGTCCTGTGTTGAAGGCAAGTCGGGCCACCTTTTCCCGTAAATCGGAGTCATGTGGGCTCGCCTTGTGAACCTGATACCACAGCCGGAAGGCCTGTTCCGAAAGGCCCGCGTTCTCCGCAATGGCAGCCCATTTGCGGATGAGGTTCACGTTGCTGCCGGAGCGCATGAAGCGTTCCAGCAGCGCCTCGAACGCCGCCCCCTCGCCTCCTGCCGCCAGTGCCTGCGCCGAGGCGAGGGCGATTTCCTCGTCATCGGGGCGCAGCTTGCCGGCCAGCATGAGAGCTTTGCGGAATCGTTCACCATCACCCGTATAGGAGGCCACCTCTACCATACGCAGGGTTAAAGCCCTGTCCCCTCGTGAGAGACGGGCGGCCTTTTCAGCATACGGTAGGGACTTGAGCGGCGATTCCAGCCACAGATACACCTCGGTTATCCGGTCCATGACCGTGGCGGAGGTCGGGTGCAGGGAGTGGGCAATGTCCGCCGCTTCATCAACGAGTGCCGTTGATGCGGTGAATCCCGCTGTTTCCAGCATTGCCAGCGCGTCCGCAGTGTTGCGGCTTATGCGGGCAAGCCTCTTGAGCAGGGTGAACGCCTCGCCCGGCCGTTCCGTGGCGAGCAGGGCATCCGAGCCCTGCCGCAGAAAATCGATGTTCTCCGGTTCATGCCTGAGGGCAAAGTCAACGGCGTCCAATATGGTGGGCGCATCGCCGGTGAACTGCGCGATCTCCATGAGGCGCAGCAGTTGTGCGTGGTCCGGGGTGCCATCCTTCAGAATATCCCGCAGCAGCGTGTAAGCCTTGCCCGTCTGGTCCAGCGCCAGATGCAGCTCAATGCGGGATTCAAGAATGTCTTTTCTGTCCGTGGGATAGGATTCGGCCTTTTCCAGCACCACCCGCATCACCTCCGGCTCGCCGGAGAACAGTGCCGCCGTGAGCATGCGTCCGAGCACGCGGAAGGTGTCTACGGCGGATTGGAGCAGCGCATCGAACATCTCAATGGCCTTGGCGATCTTGTTGCCCTCCAGGTACACCTCCGCCAATTGTTCCGTATACTCCCGGTTTTCCGGCGCGCTACGGGTGAGGGCTTCCAGCGCGAATTCAACGGTTTCCAGATCGTCAGCATTCCGTGCCGCGCTGCTCAACGCAATCAGCACCGCCTCGTTGCCCGGAACCTGCCTGTGCACCTGCCGCAGGTAGGCTACGGCTTCTCCAAGCAGGTTGTTCCACTGCATGATGGTGGCGAAATGCAGGCGTATGTCCACGCCGCCGCGTCGGGAATCCATGGCCTGCGCGAAGACAGCACCTTTCGGCAGATGGCCTGTTTTAAGGTAGTCTTCAAGGCAGTAGGTGGCATACTGTTTCTCGTCAGCCTGCTCGCCTTCCTGCACGGCTGCGGCGAACTGGTCGCCGATGATGAACAGTTGCTGCATGAGCAGATCACGCAGCGGGGTATATTCCCCGGCAAGGCGTTGCTGTGCCAGTGCGGTGAGTTCGCTGCGCAGCACCACGAGCAGGGGTATGCCGCGCAGGGGTTCCGCATAGGCATCCTGCATCAGCAGGCGCGCCAGTGCGTGGCTTTCCCTGTCGGGCATGCCAAAATAGCGGTAGTGCGAAACAAGGGTGCGCAGCACATCGGTGCGGTCCGGTGCGGAGGCCGCAATCTCCTCGTAGATGGGCAGGGCATCGCGCGGGCGCATGTCCCATTCCAGATACCGGGCAAGGCGGGTGAGCATGGCCACGTTGCGCGGCTTGAGTTCCCGGGCCCGTATGAGCATGTCTATGGCGCGCTCCGGCCTGCCCAAAAGGTGATAAATCTCTGAGGCGGTTATGTGCAGGGCATAGTCGTCCGTCCGCTCCGGCAGCACCTTTTCCAGAATATCCCAGGCCCGCTGGATGCTGCCGCTGTCGAGATACAGCTGCGCCATGTCCCGCTGGCTGGGATAGATGAGCAGCGTCAGCAGAAGCATGGACGCGAAAAAGGTCAGCACATAGAGCGGATGAATCCTCACTTCAGGTGTATCCCCAGCGTGCCCGAGCGCACGGGGCCAATGGTGAGCGTGCCTGTGAGAGAAGTTATGAGGCTGCGCGCCGTGCCGTTGTGTGACACAATTGCCGCCCTTCCTGCGGGCAGTCCCGCAAGGGTGACTGTTCCGTTGCCAAACCCCTCGTATCGCAAGCGGATGGTGTCTGCGCTATGCGAAAAGTCGTCCACCCAGCCCGTGGCACTTTGCAGATAGGGCTGTCTGTTGTCCGGAGAGGCGGCACGCACGATGCGCGCCTGACCTGCGCCGCGTTTCAGGTGGACGAACAGGCCCTGCGGCTGCACCTCGTACCCGAGCACGTTGGTGCAGCGGGCAAGGTCGGGCAGGGTTGAGGTGTCCTCATAGCGCACGCTGAGGCAGGTGCCGTAACCGGAAATCACATCTGCCGCGCCATCGCGTTCGACAGTTGCCTGCGTGAAATCCATGACCATGGGAATGTAGGCGGAGGTGAACACTTTTGCGACATCTTGTGTGGCTATCCATGCGTACACATCCTTCACCGCTTGAAGCGAGGCATCGTACTCCGCGCTGTAAAAGTGGTAGTAGGCGTCAATGGGCATGAGCCTGCGAGGCGAGCCAGTACGTTCCATGGTGCGGGTGATGTAGCGGTAGGCGTGGTACGGGCCCGTCCACAGATTAGTCAGTATGTTTTCGTTGGCCTGTCCCGTGAAGACCTGCACGTACGGCCCCACGAACTTGAACAGGGGGGATACACCGGTCAGCGAGTCGTTGTGCTGGTCGTATATGGTGTCGCCGCCGTTTATGTTCAGCAGGCCCGCATCATAAACGTGCTTCATGACAAAAGGCTTGGGGTCGCATGAGCCGGACCAGAGCATCATGCGGCAGGGCTTGTCCGCCGGGGTGAGGTGGTCGGTTATCCATTGGCAGGAATCTACGGTTTCCCGCTTGGGGTCGAAGCTGTACCCCGCAACGGGAATGCCGTACTGCTCAAGCCCGAGCTTGTCCCGGAAGAGCGCTATCTTCTGCTTATCATTCGCATCCCAGTAAAAGGGATGGGTAAAGCTGTGCGAGGCCGGTTCCACATTGGGCAGGGCAAATATGGCGCGGGCGGTCTCCATAAGGCGTACGTTGCCGGAAAGCTCGGGATCCACCTCAGCCTGAATGACGGAGGCGGTGACGGGGAAATCAATCTTTTTCAGCACCTCTTCCATCATCACTGTGGCGCAGTTGCTTTTTTTGTCCACATTGGTGAAGCCGCTGAACCCGTCGGCATCGATGTGCGACATGGCAATGCGCTTTCCGTTCAGCGTGGTTGGGGTAAGGGCGGGCATTCCCTCAAGCCCGAGTGAGGCGGAAAGGAAGGCGAAGGGGTCCAGATACCATTTGTGCCGGTAGTCCGCTGGGTCTATCCAATATACGTACTCCGGCAGTGCCAGCCCGCCCGCCGGGGAAACGGCAACCGCAATCCCTTCCGCATTGCCGGATGGGCTGGATGTGTTGCGTACGGTGAGCCATGGAGTGTGGCGTTGCGGTTTGGTGGGCACGTATCCGTCGAAGAGCGGGGGAACAGCAGGCAGGGGGCGTTCATACTGCATGTGCGGCCCGGTGGTGCCGTAGGCCAGCAGATTGCCCGCCGTGGTCTGTTCCTGTGTGTAGGCAAGGCCGAAGCGTTCCAGTATCATGTCCACGCGGGTGCGCACGGCAGGGGGCGCACCTGCTGAAACAGCATGGGGCGGCGTGAGGAAGATGACCCGGATGTCACGGTTCATTGAGGCGAGCAGCCAATCCATGTAGGCCTGTGGGTCCTCCATATTCGGGGCGGCATAGGCACAGACAATGGCGCGCCACTCGCGCGGGTCAAGCGGTTCCGGAACGGGCTGCTCCACGGCGCGGTATTCGGAGAGCAGGCCGTGGTAATTGGCCGCCATGTCGAACCCCCTGCGCCAGATGTTCTGGTCGGGAGTCTGGTCAGCGGTTTCACTGTAGAGGACAAGTACCCTGCGGGCGACCTCAGACGCTTCCGCCTTCTGGCAGCACAGGGTAAGGACCAGAACGGCAAGCACGCCCGCAAGCCAGAGGACACGGTGCGGCTGCCGGTCTGGCAGGGTATGGCGACGTGGCATATTCCCCCCGGACCGTCACGGGTATGACGGCAAATGGCGTTATTGTCCGGCAGCGATGGTCGCGCCGACGGATTTCACTGCCTCGTGGCATATCTGCTGCGTGAGCAGGTTGAGCGAGGTGTCGCAGCCGTAGAAGCAGCCCCCGGATTGCGTGAGGGAGGCGGCCCAGACCACCGTGCCGGTTCTCACGTCGAGCATGCGGATGTTGATGCCGACAACCGGGCTCTGGTCCAGCCCGCGCTTGTAGCGGAACTCGCTGACCGAGCCGTAGAACACGGTATCCACGCCAAGGGAGTTGCCTACGCGTTGGGCCACGGTTTTATCCAGTATGTACTCAAGGTCTTCTTCGCCACCTTTCAGGGATTCCAGCATGGCAGTGGACTCAAGGAAGGTGTACCCGGGCAGACCGTAGAGCTCGGTGGAAAGAACGTCTCCCACAATGCGCCCCGCATTGGGGTGCGTGGTCAGGTTGACAAAGGGCAGAACAGCGGCCGTGCGATCCCCCGAAGGCATGGCTTCCGTATTCAGGTAGTGCTGCTGGCGTGTGGCGTTGCAGGCGCTCAGCAACAGGACAAGGCTCATGATGATGAGCAAGTTGGAAATGGATTTCACTGCGTTCCCCCTGATATTGCAGGTTTGATTCTGTATACAGGCCGATGGGGCAAATGACAATCATCAAGGGCGCTAACGCCACTTGAATAATTGTAACCTGCGCAGCAATGCGCTACTATACCGACTATGTATAACATACAGCAAATACGTGCAGGCGCAATACCCATGGCGCTTGCCATGACCCTGATGCTTCTTTGGGGGTGCACGGTGCCTGTGGAAAAACGGACGCAGACGGCAAAGCCCGGTCAGGTGACCACCCGGAACGGAAAGGACGCAGCGGAGCAGAAGCGGATTGTGGCTCCGCCCAAACGGTGGGTGTACTGGTTGCAGGGGGTTGATCCGCAATCCATTGCCAGTTCTGCCTCAGACCTTGCCGTGGTGGATTATTCCGTGGACGGCACGGACGCGGGGGCCTTCACCCGCGCAGATGTGGCGCTCATGCAGCGCGGCGGGCGCAGGGTGCTGTGCTATTTTTCCATCGGCGAGGCGGAAAGCTACCGTTTCTACTGGAACAAGGCGTGGCGTGACGCCCCTCCGCCCTTCATGGGGGCGGAGAATCCTGACTGGCCGGAGAACTACAAGGTGCGCTACTGGCACGAGCAGTGGTGGGACATGGCCCTGCGGCCGTATCTTGACCGCATTGTGGATGCAGGCTTTGACGGGGTGTATCTGGATATTGTGGATGCCTACTGGTTCTGGCATGCGGAAGGTGGACGCGACCTGAGCACCAGCGCCTCCGAAATGATACGCCTTGTCGCGCGCATCGCCACCTACCTGCGCGAGCGGGGCGGGCCGAACAAGATAGTCTGCCCGCAGAATGCGGAGGGCATTTTCAATGATGCCCCTGAGGACGCGGTGGCGCGCTATATGCGCCATATTGACATGATCGGGGTGGAATCGTTGCTCTTCAATGTCACGCCGGAGGACAGTGCCTACCGTAGTGGAATCCTTCACCGCGTATCAGAGGCGGGCAAGCCCGTCCTGAACATCGAATATATCCCCCTGTCCCAAATGGGTGAATACCGGGCGAAAATGGCCGCACTGCCGTTCCCCATCCTGCCGTATCGTGGTGAACCGGATGCCGCGCTGAACAGCCTGGCTGTGCAGTAGCCCTTCCCGCGCGGTGTCGCGTCATGGTTATGTCAGCTGGGCAGATACTGCCGGGCTGACGCCTTTTTTTTAAGAGTACTATCCCTGTATAACTGAATTTTTCTTATTAAGAATGGTTCTTGCATTATTTTGTCTGCCAGCGTCAAAAAGGGGACAAGATTATGCGAAACACAGCTGCACAGATTATCCATGAGCGCCATGAAGCAGGCGTGCCTTCTGTATTGCAGGACAGCTACCAGACCGGTGTGTCGGAATTCTGGGCGGCAATACCATCCACACCTGCAGGGATAGAATCCGGACCGGATGCCGTTCAGGATACCGCCCAGTTGAAGGCGCGACGCATTGTGGGACGGCGTTTCCGCCATGCGCGGAACGTGCCCATGAGCGGGACGGAACGGTCCCTGCTTGAGAAGATGCGGGAACTTGCCCTGGCCAATGCGGAAGTGATGCTGCGTATGGATGAAAGTGCCTTTGCGGACGAAGAGGCGGCAGGTAACGTTCTGCCGCTGGGCAGCCGCCTAGTGTCCGGCAGTCATACTCCGCAGTCTCTCCTGCAGGGGCGGCTGCATATCCCCTCCATGCCCGGTACAATACGATGCCTCACGGATTTTCTCGCGGGCGGCAATACTGAAGAGCAGAACGGCAACGCGAGCGACGAACGGCTCGGGCACATCATCCGGCACGATATCGCTCTGACGCTTTCCTTGCTGCGCCTTGTGAACAGCCCGCTTTATGAAGAACGGCGGGGCGGGCGCAATGTGGCGACCGTGCGTGAAGCTGTTGCCATTGTGGGCGGGCGCCAACTAGCCAGTCTTGCGCTTGCGGCGGCGGAGATAGGAGGC containing:
- a CDS encoding tetratricopeptide repeat protein, producing the protein MTQMTRRIAILLLILTATLQGVGAPLHSVAEETPNAVRAEATTLWSVRASSSRKATGAVDAVRRLHAAGMPDAGMLMLFDDAGTLWYVVEIAHTDNREDARRIADTFTAETGTRCLIRSMDAALHATRRVSGEGLRNSELILPPVAPDTDPATPAATADAADIATASEPAPGTISSPASGSDAVTDITHPDTLVTNTDIAPAPERMVKSAMTLSPQMALPRPASNVGNGTPALAEVPLRRNPDERSPLGITEESTGKTPEAEAATPFTLDTKQAEIILARSLYRQGDLEGAREVYRQLLLRHGQDETILEGYTETLMDGRRWAEADAELVAWRAAMPHSISAIRQTARLHLTMAEETGNYEASFPWLEQLMEHAPEDTWAIMDYAYARRNAGDWEEALRLFSAVYDANPDDENAAENIQTILRERGPQLAADYRSEVQAGDVSINTFTVDYSQQLSSMWRAHVAHTRSRLDRRSDEDGTASIARELRLHEAGVTYEPSRRWLLGAGIQYYEGVGEGVAPSLSLEHRLNVSGLVRLNTQLEAPWYTTLDAANRDGTTDTFTLTLEKPLTDNWYLAASAGAQRYSLEGLSGYAWQEREELALTRRLHFMPDVTASYIFTRTRMNYRQNNPGERPVDLVDKEDIHTLRVEMLHWYNEYIALRTFGSAGYDVFRLSPLLGTGGGVRLRLGQRLDLDIGAEYNNDTGQPGGGESKAFTTSIIYHF
- a CDS encoding tetratricopeptide repeat protein, whose translation is MRIHPLYVLTFFASMLLLTLLIYPSQRDMAQLYLDSGSIQRAWDILEKVLPERTDDYALHITASEIYHLLGRPERAIDMLIRARELKPRNVAMLTRLARYLEWDMRPRDALPIYEEIAASAPDRTDVLRTLVSHYRYFGMPDRESHALARLLMQDAYAEPLRGIPLLVVLRSELTALAQQRLAGEYTPLRDLLMQQLFIIGDQFAAAVQEGEQADEKQYATYCLEDYLKTGHLPKGAVFAQAMDSRRGGVDIRLHFATIMQWNNLLGEAVAYLRQVHRQVPGNEAVLIALSSAARNADDLETVEFALEALTRSAPENREYTEQLAEVYLEGNKIAKAIEMFDALLQSAVDTFRVLGRMLTAALFSGEPEVMRVVLEKAESYPTDRKDILESRIELHLALDQTGKAYTLLRDILKDGTPDHAQLLRLMEIAQFTGDAPTILDAVDFALRHEPENIDFLRQGSDALLATERPGEAFTLLKRLARISRNTADALAMLETAGFTASTALVDEAADIAHSLHPTSATVMDRITEVYLWLESPLKSLPYAEKAARLSRGDRALTLRMVEVASYTGDGERFRKALMLAGKLRPDDEEIALASAQALAAGGEGAAFEALLERFMRSGSNVNLIRKWAAIAENAGLSEQAFRLWYQVHKASPHDSDLREKVARLAFNTGRYSISADLWSRIADNSPAAFDPAFAAGSAWAAAGNVEKAFVYFEKALALRPDNRPAMLEFARNAAYSGRYSRAVQAFERLGTASLEENDRILLAEAYGNTGKAREALALFGPLLNKDPLPKERAILITQLYNAAEQRAKAAALYPKLGNAYGDDPAFVARLGAEAFFAEHSAPALALFSKVLESKPDDATALKGSALVHAENSNVRSAIDFFREYIRRYPGDGDAHFRLAELYTILGKEGPAQREYREATRLLKEKLRSPPAPDAALRKRQNRKNALDSATN
- a CDS encoding polysaccharide deacetylase family protein; its protein translation is MPRRHTLPDRQPHRVLWLAGVLAVLVLTLCCQKAEASEVARRVLVLYSETADQTPDQNIWRRGFDMAANYHGLLSEYRAVEQPVPEPLDPREWRAIVCAYAAPNMEDPQAYMDWLLASMNRDIRVIFLTPPHAVSAGAPPAVRTRVDMILERFGLAYTQEQTTAGNLLAYGTTGPHMQYERPLPAVPPLFDGYVPTKPQRHTPWLTVRNTSSPSGNAEGIAVAVSPAGGLALPEYVYWIDPADYRHKWYLDPFAFLSASLGLEGMPALTPTTLNGKRIAMSHIDADGFSGFTNVDKKSNCATVMMEEVLKKIDFPVTASVIQAEVDPELSGNVRLMETARAIFALPNVEPASHSFTHPFYWDANDKQKIALFRDKLGLEQYGIPVAGYSFDPKRETVDSCQWITDHLTPADKPCRMMLWSGSCDPKPFVMKHVYDAGLLNINGGDTIYDQHNDSLTGVSPLFKFVGPYVQVFTGQANENILTNLWTGPYHAYRYITRTMERTGSPRRLMPIDAYYHFYSAEYDASLQAVKDVYAWIATQDVAKVFTSAYIPMVMDFTQATVERDGAADVISGYGTCLSVRYEDTSTLPDLARCTNVLGYEVQPQGLFVHLKRGAGQARIVRAASPDNRQPYLQSATGWVDDFSHSADTIRLRYEGFGNGTVTLAGLPAGRAAIVSHNGTARSLITSLTGTLTIGPVRSGTLGIHLK
- a CDS encoding CsgG/HfaB family protein, producing MKSISNLLIIMSLVLLLSACNATRQQHYLNTEAMPSGDRTAAVLPFVNLTTHPNAGRIVGDVLSTELYGLPGYTFLESTAMLESLKGGEEDLEYILDKTVAQRVGNSLGVDTVFYGSVSEFRYKRGLDQSPVVGINIRMLDVRTGTVVWAASLTQSGGCFYGCDTSLNLLTQQICHEAVKSVGATIAAGQ
- a CDS encoding MJ1477/TM1410 family putative glycoside hydrolase → MALAMTLMLLWGCTVPVEKRTQTAKPGQVTTRNGKDAAEQKRIVAPPKRWVYWLQGVDPQSIASSASDLAVVDYSVDGTDAGAFTRADVALMQRGGRRVLCYFSIGEAESYRFYWNKAWRDAPPPFMGAENPDWPENYKVRYWHEQWWDMALRPYLDRIVDAGFDGVYLDIVDAYWFWHAEGGRDLSTSASEMIRLVARIATYLRERGGPNKIVCPQNAEGIFNDAPEDAVARYMRHIDMIGVESLLFNVTPEDSAYRSGILHRVSEAGKPVLNIEYIPLSQMGEYRAKMAALPFPILPYRGEPDAALNSLAVQ
- a CDS encoding HDOD domain-containing protein, with product MRNTAAQIIHERHEAGVPSVLQDSYQTGVSEFWAAIPSTPAGIESGPDAVQDTAQLKARRIVGRRFRHARNVPMSGTERSLLEKMRELALANAEVMLRMDESAFADEEAAGNVLPLGSRLVSGSHTPQSLLQGRLHIPSMPGTIRCLTDFLAGGNTEEQNGNASDERLGHIIRHDIALTLSLLRLVNSPLYEERRGGRNVATVREAVAIVGGRQLASLALAAAEIGGGKMAMHGLSLREFWRHSLMTACLASALARQAGFDDPERFFTAGLLHDVGRLLLVDRLGRDVVALYGDAAAHNTPFHLAERRVLGFEHGRVGAELMERWNLDRALTEAVREHHAQERNMEHPEVAAVVAVADCMARALGYGYWHDSHVLPPSGGAWMLLGITMADLGGIGRQAYEEFERASFVFDREEEQAERTAA